The Salvelinus alpinus chromosome 3, SLU_Salpinus.1, whole genome shotgun sequence genome segment AGGGAGCGAACCCCACCACATCCTGCAGTATCACCAGGGAAATAGAcagagaacaacaatacattatagatgatacTTCATATCCTTTCAGAtggacattttgttttgtatgGTCCTTACAGTACAATTGCTTTCATCAATGCCTCAGTGAAACAATACAAGACGCTGTGTGTTCAGCTCTTCGCATTAAATGTATAGGGTCCCGCATGTTCTTAAGTGTTAAAACTGGGGGGTGATATGTGATTATTCAAATACACTAGTTGTGTTATAAATATCAGTAATAATTGTACATGAGTGTGTCCTTCGCCCTCATACCTGCAGCAGCACAAGGGCCCTCTGTAGTGGTGGCTCCACGTCAATCTCAACGTTCCTCTTCCGCAGGGGGTCCAGACTGGACTCAGTCACGTTGTGACAGTGGTTCACCTTCAGGGACTGCAGCTTGGGGCAGTACTCTGCAACAGTCctgcacatacacacagcagGACCAAAAGGTGTGAGGACAGGTTAACCAGTGAATATCAAAGTAGGAGTGCCAGTCTCCCCTTCATCCAAAGCAAGCTGGAGCAGGACATACTCTGCAACCGTCCTGGACACAGCACGAAGAAGGTTCTTACAGGTGTGCCATTGCAGATCTAAAACATGTGTCATGACGTTACCCTGTtgggtgaggtttatgaccccccccaccataaatacctttccccttttctctctctactctacagaaTGGACTCTTGGGAAGCCTTTCTGTAACATAGAGATAGcatggtaacatcaaaaggttggggaatggaacaatatttctgtaatccaaccagttgaaagtgtccgttgttacttaaagaatatgatgtcaaaTCAGTTGTcttctgagacattattactgatgataggacggCATAAATTATagcttggaaagtctacacattctagtcatcagattcacatggaattgttatgcaatttaaatgtttaaatatgaaactatttttgaatatattaaatgtaatTGTATCTTTCTAAATTAGAAAATTGTTTTCATAAGTCATTTTATGCTTACTCGGTGGCCACGCCCAactgaacagacattggttggaGAGGGATGAAACATGCCCTTCTCTTCCCCAGTATAAAGCCCCCGTGACCCAATTCACATCAGACTAAGCAAACCCCAGCGTGAGCTGTGGTTGCGAATGATTGAATATCCACTCTACATAACGAAATGTACATGAGACCAGatcccgctctttcattcaaacccaagcccctttctttgtgtaaccagccgtcatatcggtttcgtccactagggactttttcttttatgacatgattagtaatcgatgtatgatccatcctatgtaattctgtgtgattatttaggtgtttagtaaataaataatttagccAATTactgtattgctgattcaacttgttagccagggttcgtgaagataaccaagaattgtatgatgttcagatgagactgaataaggtaacgattaataattgactgctattgatataaaagatcttcagacctttaagagtttattcgtcaaacgttaggtaatcgatttgataaaatagcCTGTCATCTCATTTAATTATACTAGAGACACGACAAATGTCAATGTAAAATGTCAGCCCAGAGCGAGACATACAGGTGGAACATGACATGAACCTGACTAGTATATGAACCTGACTAAGTATATGAACCTGACTAGAACCTGACTAGTATATGAACCTGACTAGTATATGAACCTGACTAGTATATGAACCTGACTAGTATAAGAACCTGACTAGAACCTAAATAGTATATAAACCTGACTAGAACCTGACTAAGTATATGAACCTGACTAGAACCTAAATAGTATATTAAACCTGACTAGTATACAGACCTGACTAGTATACGAGCCTGACTAAGTATATGAACCTGACTAGAACCTAAATAGTATATAAACCTGACTAGTATATAGATAACGCATATTAGcaaaatacaaacaaacaaacacacacagagagagatgatacCAATGATTTGAGCAGTCAGTGTATCAAAACAACAGTACCTGATGGAGTTGTTCCTAACCCTCAGGCAGCCTGTCAGGTCCAGCTGTTCCAGCTCCCTGCAGTTCTTGGCCACTTCCTCCACAGACACGTCTGTAATGTTGGCGTTGACCGCCACAGACAGCGACCTCATCTTCAGACACTTCTTGGATAAATAGCAGATGGCCTCGTCTTTGAGCTGGCGGCAGGCGGTCAGGTCGATGGACCTCAGGCCCCCACAGTGGTCAGCCAGGCTGCGTATGGACAGGCTGTCCACCCATTCACAGTGGGCCAGGCCCAGGTGCTGCAGGTGTGTGCAGCTCAACGACACGGCTACTAAGGAGTGACGGGTCAGCCGGTCACACCCCCTCATGTCTACTCTCAGCAGGTGCTGGTTCTGGCCAATCACAGGCAGCAGCTCCGTGTCTGTCACCCAATCGGAGCAGTTCTGGACAGACAAGTTCTGTAGGACTTTGTTGTCCCTTAGTATGTTGCAGAATGCCTCCTTGGGAAGGCTAGGCCCTATCTGTGAACATTACAGGAGTGTGATCTTACACTATTTAGCCTAATACCCAGTTTATGAGCATTTAAGTACAAGAAACTGTAAGGAAATCCTGAAATAAATAGAATGGATCATGTGTGGCCTACCTGTGTGAGGTCAAAGGTGCGACAGTTGGCCAGGTACACCTGGATGAGGGCATAGAACTGCTTGCTCACTCTCTGTAGCCGCACCAGCTGGCGTAATGGCAGGTAGCAGAAGATGTGtgttaccaacacatcctcccagGGCAAATCCAAGAGGTGACATCTGCCAACAGACATTTCAAACTTGATCAACAAGTTATTAATGGACAAATTTAGCACAGTCACACATCAACGTCTGCCTCACGTTCGAACTAGCTCTACAAAgattgatagctagctagctcaaccgTAAGGCATAATGTGATGATTCTGCAAGACAGCGCAGGACATGCATTCTCCAACTGCCGCAGCAAGCTACAGTAGTAAGAATAGGTAACTaacggttagctagctagttctgCTGACGTTTTTTTTTGTAACGttaaaacaaaaatacatgtGTGCTTACAAAATACATACTTGCAACACTCTGTTTCCGCATCCATTTTGAATCCGCAGAAATATGCGAGATAGCCAACAAACTGTCGTTGTACATGTAGCTATCTTACGAGCCTTGGTTGAAGCCTTCTGGCTCAGCGACAGCTTTTATGGCTGTATTCCCAAACTTCCGGGTTCGTACACTGGGTACGTTCCAGAATGCAGAGTCAACCTCTCTGCGTAGGAATAGGGAATCTATATCTCAgtaaatgtgtttgttttgggaGAAATAAAGCTGAGAAAAATAATACATTGGAGTAATTATTGATGGTCTTTGACAAGtatgtgcgatgttttggtaaaAATATACGACCGAGCGTTAGGATCCAAGTGACATTCGACGCCTGTGGATTTTACCGATATGCACCCCCGGTCAATGTCTGTAACACGAGAGGAATAATATCTTTGCTGTAACCGCTCCAGATAAGGAAAAGCATTGCTTTTCTTTTGTCATATTGGCAACTGTAGGAATGACTTGATCAGTTCTTTATCAGAAGGAATAATTGTTATTATCCAATGGTTGCTCACAATGTGAAGAGCTTTGATTCATGTCAGTAAATGAAAAGTGTTCTACAAATGCAAGGTATTATGTATGGCAAACAAAAGGTATAGGCCAAGCTTTGACACAGCAATAACCAACAGGCTCAATTAATTAAATATTAAATTCCATCTAAGCTTTGGCTATGTTGATCATACTTAATTCTCTACCATGTACAAAATAATCAATAATCTGACGATATAGTACTTTCTTTTTATTGTAAAATAGATCACATGTCCTATAGTGACCCCAGGAACAGCACCAATATTagtttactatggttctacagtaTTTCCAATATATGCATAGATTTTCTTTTACATACCTGTCAAGTGAATAATGAGAGATAACCGATGACTAACTGTCACTAGCATGATCTGCATACCCATGCAAACTGCTGAACAAATAACCATCCTGTCAATTCATCTCTTAGCATGCAGCGACACAATGGAGTCAACCATGCTGAACAATTGCTGAGCCTATAGTTATGGTTCTCTGAATGAGGAGGACCAACAGGGTGGCTAGGTGAATACCCACCGCTGACTGACTGCTCTGGATATAGGCTACAAGCTAAAGAAGAAGTATAACCTCTAATGGCGTGCGTTAAATCAATCTATGATTTCAGCGCTGAGACCTTGGACGGTCAGAGCGTTCCTCTTAGTATCCACAGGGGCAAGGTGCTCCTCATTGTCAACCTGGCCACCTTCTGAGGGTCAACAATAGAGGAGGTAGGCTAACGATGATTCATGGTGCTAGCCTATACAGGCTAAAAGCCTCATGCTGGTCAGCTGGCATAGGCCAAACTTTTGATTGTGTTGTAGTATTAGAGATATTCAACAGTCAGCCCAAGGTGGAATGTTTAGGTGGTGTTCTAATTGTATGTGTCATCTAACAGTACCACAGAATGAATGCACTCATGGAAATGTTTGGTGACCTCAACTTCACTGTCCTGGGATTCTCCTGCAATCAGTTTGGTCTTCAGGCACCTGGTAAGAGAGTCTTTTTGAAATAACAATAAAGGTTTTTGATCTGTTGTAACTTATAGGCCTACTTTGTCTCTAGGAGTAATGCTAAGTATCAAAGCGCTCATGTGtgggcttccgagtggcgcagcggtctaaagcactgcatctcactacagaccctggttcaattccaggctgtatcacaaccagccgtgattgggagtcccttagggcggcgaacaattggcccattgtcgtccgggttaggggtaggccgtcattgtaaataagaatttgttcttaactgacttgccaagttaaatagtATGCTTGTTTGTCATGCATGATGACGAGACCAGTCTGTTTTATGAATGCCTCTGTTTCAGAACTAATAAGCTCACTGGTCTGTTACATTGGTTGTTTCTTCCTTCAGAGGTAAATCATGAAACACTCAACCTTCTCAAGTATGTAAGGCCAGGTGGGGGGTTTGTCCCCAAGTTCCCTGTGTTTGGCAAGATCGAGGTCAATGGGTTGAACGAAGAACCTCTTTTCGCCTATCTCAAGGTAGTATATTTGACATGTCCTTATGCACTATTATGTACTGCACTCTGGGGGCAAGTTGAATGCATTATGGACATTAGACCTCACTAACAGCATTTGTTCATGTCTTGTACAACAGGAGTCTTTGCCCTATGTGAACCCTGTCATAGGAGATATAAAGAGGCTCTACTGGTCACCCATCAAAGTCAATGACATTCGCTGGAACTTTGAGAAGTTTCTAATCGATTCTGATGGGGCGCCTTTCAGGCGGTAAGTTAAACACATTAATGAAAAATGACTtgacagtgtgtatatatatatatatatatatatatatatatatatatatatatatatatatatatatatacatttgatatatatatatatatatcaatcatTCATGCATTCATTCAtataattcattcattcattcatttacaAATAAGATTTGAAAATACTTAATGTCCTATTCTATAATAGCCTCTCCTTTTCCCCAGTTATGAACTTCATGGCCCTACTGAGAACGTGGAGAAAGACATCGCAGGCCTACTATAAATGGAGTCATCTGTTCCCCTGTATGGTTGTCAATAAAGTGGGTTCTTCATCAGCAGAGGCAGAGTGACGATCCCTCAGTAAATGCAGACTAAATGCAGCTGAGCTGGATCTGATGAGGAAGGGAGAAGGACTCTGAGTTTCAGTGCATTCACTCAGAATATCAGATCCCTCCGGCCCCTGTTGGTGATCAGTAGGCCTATCCCTATGGTCTCAATATAACTAACTACTCCTTTTTGTTATTGTTGCAAAACAGAGGAAGTGAATGAATCTTTTGGCTGAAATCTTAAAATGTGTTGTCCATTTAATTGTTTAACATTGTTAAAACAACATTTGTAGGCTACAGTGGGAGAAACCCAAGTCTCCAGCTGCATAGAAACTCAATCCTACTTGAATGGAATGATATACAATACATAAAGAATATACACAATTTAACTGAGCACTGTGGATGTTTGAGGATAAAATACAATTCACTATTTGGATTGTTTTATGTTTGACATTTCTATACCTTGACATTTTTCCGATCAAAGAGACTGCTATTCTGAAAGAATACCCCTTTTTTAAGGTGGTAAGATGGTAGACAAGGAAGAAAAGTGGAATATGTTTTGAGTGAATATGGAATGGAGGATATCACCGAACCTTTGGAAAAGCTACAGAAGGAAATTGAACGTGACGAGAGTGAGGTTGAATTAACTGCAGTGGCAGGTGGTGTGGTGATGGAGCTTGGCATCATGTGTAAAAGGGATACGGATATGTCCTCCAGTAGGGATACATCCTCCAGTAGGGATCCGTCCTCCAGTAGCTCAGAGATGGAACCTGAGAGTGAGGATGCAGTATGGTGAGGACCGCCGAGTTTGAATAAAGAAGAATCTGGTCCAGTAGGAGTCACATTTTTGGAGAAAGTGGACGCTTGCCTTTTGGCGGATCCATTTGTATTTTCAGGGTGGGTGAGAAAGGATGAAATAAACTAGTAGTGGACTTGTGATATTTTTGTGTTTCTTCTGATCAGAGGGAGCAGACGCTCCGTGTCACGCAACTTGAGTCAAGATCTGTTTCTTGATTTGCTCTTAGGAACAGGacaccattgaaaggagtgatttctGGGGTAGCGTTAAGTGTGGAGATAGAGCGGTTgaagattcctggtgtttgtgacgCCCGTCGTGTAGGTAGGCTGTGACTGgcttcacactccagtacagtagatgGCAGTGTATGCAACTTCAAGTTGGATGCAATCCACCAACCAAatcccaaagaagaagaagattcgacgagaaaaaataagaaaaaacaaACATTGGATTTCCCGTAGTTCTCGCCGGACGCATGCGTATTTCACCGTTCAATGTCACCGCAACAATTGAACATGGCTGCCGTGGGTTTCAGAAATTGGGCTCGAGCTCTTTCCAAGGGGAAACAGCCAGGCTTCTCGGCGCTTTTCTCCCAAGTCAGAGCAGGTTGGTTCATGGATCTTTATGGTTTTTGCGATATCGTTGTACAAATGCAAAATCCCTGCATCAAGTTGGAATGGAAGTTAAAACATGCCAGGCAAAGTGTCGCTAACCTTGAGCTAGCCTAGCTTCCCTACAACAGAGCTGCATCTCGTTCAGTGGTTTACTAACGTTGGTTAAAGCTTCATTCAGTAGTATGTAGCTAGCTGTCTACGATTAAATATTAGGCTAGATCCCATATAGGGTTACCTGGCCAGCCAACGTTATTTGTCTTTGGATAACTAGTGCAAGTACATacgctaggtgtgtgtgtgtgtgagatatatatatatatagatatatatatagatatctcagtcgtggccaaaagttttgagaatgaaaatgtatatttgtgtcacaaagtctgctgcctcagtttgtatgatggcaatttgcatatactcccgaatgttatgaagagtgatcagatgaattgcaattaattgcaaagtccctctttgccatgcaaatgaactgaatcccccaaaaaacatttcctctgcatttcagccctgccacaaaaggaccagttgacatcatgtcagtgattctctcgttacaggtgtgagtgttgacgaggacaaagctggagatcactctgtcatgctgattgagttcgaataacagactggaagcttggaatcattgttcttcctctatcaaacatggttacctgcaaggaaacacgtgccgccatcattgctttgcacaaaaagggcttcgcaggcaaggatattgctgccagtaagattgcacctaaatcaaccatttatcagatcatcaagaacttcaaggagagcggttcaattgttgtgaagaaggcttcagggcgcccaagaaagtccagcaagcgccagaaccatctcctaaagttgattcagctgcgggatcggggcaccaccagtacagagcttgctcaggaatggcagcaggcaggtgtgagtgcatctgcacgcacagtgaggtgaagacttttggaggatggcctggtgtcaagaagggcggcaaagaagccacttctctccagaaaAAACtttagggacagactgatattctggaaaaggtacagggattggactgctgaggactggggtaaagtcattttctctgatgaatcgcCCCAAACAATCGAAAAGGGATctggaaaaaaagcttgtccagagaagacaaggtgagcgctaccatcagtcctgtgtcatgccaacagtaaagcatcctgagaccattcatgtgtggggttgcttctcagccaagggagtgggctcactcacaattttgcctaagaacacagccatgaataaagaatggtaacaacacatcctcagagagcaacttctcccaaccatccaggaacagtttggtgacgaacaatgccctttccagcatgatggagcaccttgccataaggcaaaagtgataactaagtggctcggggaacaaaacattgatattttgggtccatagccaggaaactccccagaccttaatcccattgagaacttgtggtcaatcctcaagaggcgggtggacaaacaaaaacccacaaattctgcaagaatgggctgccatcagtcaggatgtggcccagaagttaattgacagcatgccagggcggattgcagaggtcttgaaaaagaagggtcaacactgcaaatattgactctttgcatcaacttcatgtaattgtcaataaaatcctttgacacttatgaaatgcttgtaattatactttagtattccatagtaacacctgaccaaaatatctaaagacactgaagcagcaaactttgtgaaaattagtatttatgtcattctcaaaacctttgacCACgactgtgatatatatatatttttttttaagcaaTTCCTAACGTTACTCTCAAATGGCTAGTTAGCCTACAATCACACTCTCTGGTTGATCATGGGGATAAATGGTACTGTATTGACTTCTTTCCAAATGTTGTATAGCCTCTGGACCTTCCAAGGGCATGCTGCCAGGGCCATACCCCAAGACGCCCGAGGAGAGAGCAGCTGCAGCAAAGAAGTACAACATGAGGGTGGAGGATTATGAACCAATCCCGGATAATGGCGAGGGGTAAGGACGCGGGGTACCATGGATACGGAAGGACACACATGCCATTGTTTTCCTGTCATTGATACACCACCCCATTACAGCAGGAGCTATGTTCCTTTACCAGACAACTAGCAAATTGATTTGGTATTTCAACCTGTGGGTTGAACTCACTTAAATGACTGAGGCTCTGCATCCCAAACGGTATacaattccctacatagtgccctagttttgaccagagccctatgggatgcactatatatagggtatGAGAGCAAATATTGGACCCCAATGGGAGTTGAACGTTTCAGGATTTGTGCATTACCTAAGGTTATTCACCCACACACTTTTTTTCCTGTTGTGTTTCTGTAGGTATGGAGACTACCCACAATTGCCAGACAGATCCCAGCATGAGAGAGACCCCTGGTATTCCTGGGATCATCCAGACCTGAGGAGGAACTGGGGAGAGCCGGTAAGATAGAGGACGAACTGGGGAGAGACGGTGAGATAGAGGAGGAACTGGGGAGAGACGGTGAGATAGAGGAGGAACTGGGGAGAGACGGTGAGATAGAGGAGGAACTGGGGAGAGACGGTGAGATAGAGGAGGAACTGGGGAGAGACGGTGAGATAGAGGAGGAACTGGGGAGAGACGGTGAGATAGAGGAGGAACTGGGGAGAGACGGTGAGATAGAGGAGGAACTGGGGAGAGACGGTGAGATAGAGGAGGAACTGGGGAGAGACGGTGAGATAGAGGAGGAACTGGGGAGAGACGGTGAGATAGAGGAGGAACTGGGGAGAGACGGTGAGATAGAGGAGGAACTGGGGAGAGACGGTGAGATAGAGGAGGAACTGGGGAGAGACGGTGAGATAGAGGAGGAACTGGGGAGAGACGGTGAGATAGAGGAGGAACTGGGGAGAGACGGTGAGATAGACGTGGGGTATATTTCTACACACTGACTGACTAATAGGGTTGTCAAGATACAGTATCAGATCTCACAATACTtacactgaccaaaaatataaatgcaacatgttaataggttggtttcatgagctgaaataaaatatcacaaatgtttcatatgcaaaaaaaaacatatttctttccaattttgataaatttgtttatatccctgtcagtgagcatttcttctttgccaagataatccatccacctgacaggtgtggcatatcaataagctgattaaacagcatcattaaaaaggtgcaccttgtgctggggacaataaaaggccactaaaatgtaacgttttcacaacacaatgccacagatgtctcaagttttgagggagtgtgcagttggtatgctgactgcaggaatgtccaccggagttatgttaatttctctaccataagccgcttcaatggcattttagagaattttgcagtacttccaaccgggctcacaaccgcagaccacgtgtaaccacgcaagcccaggacctccacatccggcctcttcacctgcgggatcgtctgagaccagccacccgtacAGCTggtgaaactgggtttgcacaaacaaagaatttctgcacaagctgtcagaaaccatctcagggaagctcatcttcgtgcttgttgtcctcaccagggtcttgacctgacagcAGTTTggtgtcgtaactgacttcagtgggcagaTGGCCACTGGGAAAGAGGCGGAGGTGTGCTCTTCAAGGGTGAATattggtttcaactgtaccgagcagatggcagacagcgtgtatggcgttgtgtgggcgagcggttttctgTTGTGaaaagagtgccccatggtgtggttatggtataggcaggcaggcataagctacggataaTGACCACAATTGCATTTAATCAATGGCcattttgaatgcacagagataccgtgatgtgatcctgaggtccattgtcgtgccatttatccgccgccatcacctcatgtttcagcatgataatgcacagccccatgtcacaaggatttgTAAACAGttcttggaagctgaaaatgtcccagttcttccacggcctgcatattcacaagacatgtcacccattgagcatgtttgggatgctctggatccacGTGTACA includes the following:
- the ndufb8 gene encoding NADH dehydrogenase [ubiquinone] 1 beta subcomplex subunit 8, mitochondrial; translated protein: MSPQQLNMAAVGFRNWARALSKGKQPGFSALFSQVRAASGPSKGMLPGPYPKTPEERAAAAKKYNMRVEDYEPIPDNGEGYGDYPQLPDRSQHERDPWYSWDHPDLRRNWGEPIHWDFDMFIRNRVDTSPSPVDWHTMCKHLFGFVGFMLLMFYLGEKFPSYQPVAPKQYPYNNLHLERGGDPEKQPEEVKHFNI
- the LOC139571574 gene encoding F-box/LRR-repeat protein 15, with the protein product MDAETECCKCHLLDLPWEDVLVTHIFCYLPLRQLVRLQRVSKQFYALIQVYLANCRTFDLTQIGPSLPKEAFCNILRDNKVLQNLSVQNCSDWVTDTELLPVIGQNQHLLRVDMRGCDRLTRHSLVAVSLSCTHLQHLGLAHCEWVDSLSIRSLADHCGGLRSIDLTACRQLKDEAICYLSKKCLKMRSLSVAVNANITDVSVEEVAKNCRELEQLDLTGCLRVRNNSIRTVAEYCPKLQSLKVNHCHNVTESSLDPLRKRNVEIDVEPPLQRALVLLQDVVGFAPFINLQI